Proteins from one Arthrobacter sp. DNA4 genomic window:
- the whiA gene encoding DNA-binding protein WhiA: protein MALTASVKEELSRLDIKKSSVRKAEVSAMLRFAGGLHIISGRIVIEAEVDLASTARRLRAAIAEVYGHQSEIIVVSAGGLRRASRYVVRVVRDGEALARQTGLLDGRGRPVRGLPSAVVNGSAADAEAVWRGAFLAHGSLTEPGRSSSLEVTCPGPESALALVGAARRLDIQAKAREVRGVDRVVIRDGDTIAALLTRMGAHDALMVWEERRMRKEVRATANRLANFDDANLRRSAQAAVAAGARVDRALEILGDDVPDHLKYAGELRVAHKQASLDELGRLADPVMTKDAIAGRIRRLLAMADKRALDLGIPGTDANVTPEMLDE, encoded by the coding sequence ATGGCACTGACAGCATCGGTCAAGGAAGAACTGTCCCGTCTGGACATCAAGAAGTCATCAGTGCGCAAGGCTGAAGTCTCCGCAATGCTCCGGTTCGCCGGGGGACTGCACATCATTTCGGGCAGGATCGTCATCGAGGCGGAAGTTGACCTCGCGTCCACTGCACGCCGGCTCCGCGCCGCCATCGCCGAGGTCTACGGACACCAGAGCGAAATCATCGTGGTCTCCGCCGGCGGGCTCCGCCGCGCCAGCCGCTACGTGGTCCGCGTGGTCCGCGACGGCGAGGCGCTGGCCCGCCAGACCGGACTGCTGGATGGCCGCGGCCGCCCCGTGCGCGGCCTGCCGTCCGCCGTCGTCAACGGCTCGGCCGCAGACGCCGAAGCCGTGTGGCGCGGGGCGTTCCTGGCGCATGGTTCGCTCACCGAACCCGGCCGGTCGTCTTCGCTGGAAGTCACCTGCCCGGGTCCGGAATCGGCCCTGGCCCTGGTGGGCGCCGCCCGCCGGCTGGACATTCAGGCCAAGGCCCGCGAGGTCAGGGGAGTGGACCGCGTCGTCATCCGCGACGGCGACACCATCGCCGCGCTCCTGACACGCATGGGCGCCCACGACGCACTGATGGTGTGGGAGGAACGCCGGATGCGCAAGGAAGTCAGGGCCACGGCCAACCGGCTCGCCAACTTCGATGACGCCAACCTGCGCCGCTCCGCCCAGGCGGCCGTGGCCGCCGGCGCACGCGTGGACCGGGCGCTGGAAATCCTGGGCGACGACGTCCCGGACCACCTGAAGTACGCCGGCGAGCTGCGCGTGGCCCACAAACAGGCGAGCCTTGACGAGCTGGGCCGGCTCGCCGACCCCGTGATGACCAAGGACGCAATTGCCGGCCGGATCCGCCGCCTGCTCGCCATGGCGGACAAGCGGGCGCTTGACCTGGGCATTCCCGGAACGGACGCCAATGTGACGCCTGAAATGCTGGACGAGTAG
- a CDS encoding RNA polymerase-binding protein RbpA, translating into MVHPASGFRGTRAGVVAGSGSSLQSNDSSSRPLPRIRVSYWCARGHETQPVFLKMPDDQIPQTWDCRRCGATASRDGQAAAPDDPFDDGYKSHLEYVKERRSGQDAEDVLAGALEKLRARGVLPDQLLGDA; encoded by the coding sequence ATGGTCCATCCAGCATCAGGCTTTCGAGGCACCCGTGCCGGGGTTGTCGCAGGCTCCGGATCGAGCCTGCAGTCCAACGACTCGTCCTCCCGGCCCCTCCCGCGCATCCGGGTGTCCTACTGGTGCGCGAGGGGCCACGAGACCCAGCCGGTGTTCCTGAAAATGCCTGACGACCAGATTCCGCAGACGTGGGACTGCCGGCGGTGCGGCGCGACCGCTTCCCGGGACGGCCAGGCGGCGGCGCCGGATGACCCATTCGACGACGGCTACAAGAGCCACCTGGAATACGTTAAAGAACGGCGCTCCGGCCAGGACGCCGAAGACGTCCTGGCCGGAGCGCTGGAAAAGCTACGCGCCCGCGGCGTCCTTCCGGACCAGCTGCTCGGGGACGCGTGA
- the gap gene encoding type I glyceraldehyde-3-phosphate dehydrogenase has product MTTRIGINGFGRIGRNYFRAALAQGADLEIVAVNDLTSPEALAHLFKYDSVGGRLKETIEVKDGNIVVNGNVVKVLAERDPANLPWGELGVDIVIESTGFFTKAADAKKHIDAGAKKVLISAPASDEDITIVMGVNHNLYDNAKHNIISNASCTTNCLGPLAKVVNDEFGIERGLMTTVHAYTADQNLQDGPHKDLRRARAAAINMVPTSTGAAKAIGLVLPELKGKLDGYAIRVPVPTGSATDLTVTVSRETTVEEVNAALKRASESDELQGFLTYTEEPIVSSDIVGDPASSIFDADLTKVIGNQVKVVSWYDNEWGYSNRLVDLTELVAAKLG; this is encoded by the coding sequence GTGACGACCCGTATTGGTATCAACGGCTTTGGCCGCATCGGCCGCAACTACTTCCGCGCAGCGCTTGCCCAAGGCGCAGATCTCGAGATCGTTGCCGTCAACGACCTCACCAGCCCCGAAGCCCTGGCCCACCTGTTCAAGTACGACTCTGTCGGCGGCCGGCTGAAGGAAACCATCGAGGTCAAGGACGGCAACATCGTCGTCAACGGCAACGTGGTCAAGGTCCTGGCCGAACGCGATCCCGCCAACCTCCCCTGGGGCGAACTGGGCGTTGACATCGTGATCGAATCCACCGGCTTCTTCACCAAGGCTGCCGACGCCAAGAAGCACATCGATGCCGGCGCCAAGAAGGTCCTGATCTCCGCTCCCGCCTCGGACGAAGACATCACGATCGTCATGGGTGTTAACCACAACCTCTACGACAACGCCAAGCACAACATCATTTCCAACGCGTCCTGCACCACCAACTGCCTCGGCCCGCTGGCAAAGGTCGTCAACGACGAGTTCGGCATCGAGCGCGGCCTCATGACCACCGTGCACGCCTACACCGCCGACCAGAACCTCCAGGACGGCCCGCACAAGGACCTGCGCCGTGCACGCGCCGCAGCCATCAACATGGTTCCCACCTCCACCGGTGCCGCCAAGGCCATCGGCCTGGTCCTGCCTGAGCTCAAGGGCAAGCTGGACGGCTACGCCATCCGCGTTCCCGTGCCCACCGGCTCCGCCACCGACCTCACCGTCACCGTCTCCCGCGAAACCACCGTCGAGGAAGTCAACGCAGCCCTCAAGCGTGCCTCCGAGTCCGACGAGCTGCAGGGCTTCCTGACCTACACGGAAGAGCCGATCGTGTCCTCCGACATCGTTGGCGACCCCGCTTCGTCCATCTTCGACGCCGACCTGACCAAGGTCATCGGCAACCAGGTCAAGGTTGTTTCCTGGTATGACAACGAATGGGGCTACTCCAACCGCCTCGTCGACCTCACGGAGCTTGTAGCAGCCAAGCTGGGCTAG
- the pgk gene encoding phosphoglycerate kinase yields the protein MTSHTLNELIAEGVRGRYILVRSDLNVPLDGSTVTDDGRIKASLPVLAKLTDAGARVLVTAHLGRPKGAPEDKYSLRPAVDRLAELAGFKVTLAADTVGDAAKAAAASLQDGEALVLENVRFDARETSKDDAERGAFADELVALTGSNGAYVDDAFGAVHRKHASVYDVATRLPSYQGDLVHTEVEVLRKLTADTQRPYVVVLGGSKVSDKLAVINNLIGKADTILVGGGMLFTFLAAQGHKVASSLLEEDQIPVVQDYLKRAADAGTEFVVPTDVVVAEKFAADAAHETVAADAIEGSSFGAQGIGLDIGPDTAAAFAERIKGARTVFWNGPMGVFEFEAFSAGTRAIAQALTGTEGFTVVGGGDSAAAVRTLGFSDDQFGHISTGGGASLEYLEGKELPGLSVLDR from the coding sequence ATGACATCACACACCCTCAACGAACTGATCGCTGAAGGTGTCCGCGGGCGGTACATTCTGGTTCGAAGTGACCTGAATGTGCCGCTCGACGGCTCTACAGTCACTGACGACGGCCGCATCAAGGCCTCACTCCCAGTGCTGGCAAAGCTCACGGACGCCGGTGCCCGCGTGCTGGTAACAGCCCACCTCGGACGCCCCAAGGGCGCCCCGGAGGACAAGTACTCCCTTCGCCCCGCAGTGGACCGCCTCGCCGAGCTGGCGGGCTTCAAGGTAACCCTGGCCGCAGATACCGTCGGCGACGCCGCCAAGGCTGCCGCTGCATCCCTGCAGGACGGTGAAGCACTCGTTCTGGAGAACGTTCGCTTCGATGCCCGGGAGACCAGCAAGGACGACGCCGAACGGGGCGCCTTCGCCGACGAGCTGGTGGCACTCACCGGCAGCAATGGCGCGTACGTGGATGACGCCTTCGGTGCCGTCCACCGCAAGCACGCCAGCGTCTACGACGTCGCCACCCGGCTCCCGTCGTACCAGGGCGACCTGGTGCACACCGAGGTCGAGGTCCTGCGGAAGCTGACCGCCGACACCCAGCGCCCCTACGTGGTGGTTCTGGGCGGGTCCAAGGTCTCGGACAAGCTCGCGGTGATCAACAACCTGATCGGCAAGGCGGACACCATCCTGGTGGGCGGCGGCATGCTCTTCACCTTCCTGGCGGCACAGGGCCACAAGGTTGCCTCAAGCCTCCTTGAAGAGGACCAGATCCCGGTGGTCCAGGACTACCTGAAGCGCGCAGCGGACGCCGGCACTGAGTTCGTGGTTCCCACGGACGTGGTGGTGGCAGAGAAGTTCGCTGCCGACGCTGCGCACGAAACGGTTGCAGCCGACGCCATTGAGGGCAGCAGCTTTGGTGCCCAGGGCATCGGCCTGGACATTGGTCCCGATACCGCTGCCGCCTTCGCGGAGCGGATCAAGGGAGCCCGGACGGTCTTCTGGAACGGCCCGATGGGCGTCTTCGAATTCGAGGCCTTCTCTGCAGGCACCCGCGCCATTGCACAGGCCCTGACCGGCACCGAGGGGTTCACCGTGGTGGGCGGCGGAGATTCAGCCGCGGCAGTACGCACCCTGGGATTCAGCGATGACCAGTTTGGCCATATTTCCACCGGCGGCGGCGCCAGCCTGGAGTACCTCGAAGGCAAGGAACTCCCCGGCCTCAGCGTCCTGGACCGCTAG
- the rapZ gene encoding RNase adapter RapZ produces MADTTAGSGAGHDGLEPVKPLEAELLVVTGMSGAGRSTAADALEDHGWYVVENLPPQMLGTLAELVSHAPQSIPRLAVVIDVRSKGLFADIRAALGALAASGVTFRVLFLDASDNVLVRRFEQGLRPHPLQGGGRILDGIAAERELLQELRDSSDVVLDTSNYNVHGLATAITELFSETGPVALRLNVMSFGFKYGLPVDANYVADVRFIPNPHWVPQLRPQTGLDKDVSDYVLEAEGVKNFVDRYVLALEPVLEGYRRENKHYATIAVGCTGGKHRSVAVAVELSKKLAQYPRVTVTTAHRDLGRE; encoded by the coding sequence ATGGCAGACACGACCGCGGGATCCGGAGCGGGCCACGACGGGCTGGAGCCCGTCAAGCCGCTCGAAGCGGAACTGCTGGTGGTCACCGGGATGTCCGGCGCCGGACGGAGCACCGCCGCGGACGCGCTGGAGGACCACGGCTGGTACGTCGTGGAGAACCTGCCGCCGCAGATGCTGGGAACGCTCGCGGAGCTGGTCTCGCACGCCCCGCAGTCGATTCCCCGGCTGGCAGTGGTGATCGACGTCCGCAGCAAGGGCCTCTTCGCGGATATCCGTGCAGCCCTGGGGGCATTGGCCGCCAGCGGTGTGACCTTCCGCGTCCTGTTCCTCGACGCCAGCGACAACGTCCTGGTCCGGAGGTTCGAACAGGGCTTACGCCCGCACCCCCTGCAGGGCGGCGGGCGCATCCTTGACGGCATTGCCGCCGAACGTGAGCTGCTGCAGGAACTGCGCGACAGCTCCGACGTCGTCCTCGACACCTCCAACTACAACGTCCACGGGCTGGCCACGGCCATCACGGAACTGTTCAGTGAAACCGGCCCGGTGGCCCTGCGGCTCAACGTCATGAGCTTCGGCTTCAAGTACGGCCTGCCGGTCGATGCCAACTATGTGGCCGACGTCAGGTTCATCCCCAACCCCCACTGGGTGCCGCAGCTGCGCCCGCAGACCGGCCTGGACAAGGACGTCAGCGACTACGTCCTGGAGGCCGAGGGCGTCAAGAACTTCGTGGACCGCTACGTCCTGGCCCTGGAACCCGTCCTGGAGGGATACCGCCGGGAGAACAAGCACTACGCCACCATCGCCGTCGGCTGCACGGGCGGCAAGCACCGCTCCGTCGCCGTCGCGGTTGAACTCTCCAAGAAACTCGCGCAGTATCCGCGGGTCACGGTGACCACCGCGCACCGGGATCTGGGCCGCGAATAA
- a CDS encoding superoxide dismutase, translating into MTEYVLPELSYDYAALEPHISARIMELHHSKHHATYVAGANNALAQLAEAREKGDFANINRLSKDLAFHTGGHINHSVFWKNLSPDGGDKPEGELAAAIDDAFGSFDAFRAQFSAAALGLQGSGWGFLAYEPIGGNLVIEQLYDQQGNVALGTTPLLMLDMWEHAFYLDYVNVKADYVKAFWNIVNWADVAQRFEAARTNATGLITLP; encoded by the coding sequence GTGACCGAGTACGTATTGCCGGAACTCAGCTACGACTACGCCGCCCTCGAACCGCACATCTCTGCGCGGATCATGGAGCTGCACCACAGCAAGCACCACGCCACCTACGTGGCAGGCGCCAACAACGCCCTGGCCCAGCTGGCCGAGGCCCGCGAGAAGGGCGACTTCGCCAACATCAACCGGCTCTCCAAGGACCTCGCGTTCCACACCGGCGGCCACATCAACCACTCCGTGTTCTGGAAGAACCTCTCCCCGGACGGCGGCGACAAGCCCGAGGGCGAACTGGCCGCAGCGATCGATGACGCCTTCGGCTCCTTCGACGCGTTCCGCGCCCAGTTCTCCGCCGCGGCCCTCGGCCTGCAGGGCTCGGGCTGGGGCTTCCTGGCCTACGAGCCCATCGGCGGGAACCTGGTCATCGAGCAGCTCTACGACCAGCAGGGCAACGTTGCGCTGGGCACCACCCCGCTGCTGATGCTGGACATGTGGGAGCACGCCTTCTACCTGGACTACGTCAACGTCAAGGCCGACTACGTCAAGGCGTTCTGGAACATCGTCAACTGGGCCGACGTCGCCCAGCGCTTCGAGGCAGCACGCACCAACGCCACGGGACTTATCACTCTCCCGTAG
- the secG gene encoding preprotein translocase subunit SecG, which yields MDVLHVILQILLGITSLLLTLLILLHKGRGGGLSDMFGGGMSSGLSSSGVAERNLNRFTIILGVTWGVVIIGLGLIMRFSGAGDS from the coding sequence GTGGACGTTCTTCATGTCATTCTGCAGATCCTCCTGGGTATCACCAGCCTCCTGCTGACGCTGCTGATCCTCCTGCACAAGGGGCGCGGCGGCGGACTGTCAGATATGTTCGGCGGCGGCATGAGCTCAGGCCTCAGCTCCTCGGGCGTGGCAGAACGCAACCTCAACCGCTTCACCATCATCCTGGGCGTCACTTGGGGCGTGGTGATCATCGGGCTTGGTCTGATCATGCGCTTCAGCGGCGCCGGTGACTCCTAA
- the uvrC gene encoding excinuclease ABC subunit UvrC: protein MANPASYRPKTGEIPTNPGVYRFRDPHGRVIYVGKAKSLRSRLNSYFANPAGLLPKTYAMVHAASSVEWTVVGSELESLQLEYTWIKEFKPRFNVVFRDDKTYPYLAVTMSEKYPRVQVMRGDKRKGTRYFGPYTACAIRETMDTLLRVFPVRSCSAGVFKRAEASGRPCLLGYIDKCSAPCVGRISPEDHRALADDFCAFMGGEAKRFINKLEKQMGDAVAKLDYEHAARLRDDITALRKVFERNAVVLSEDTDADVFALHEDELEAAVQVFHVRGGRIRGQRGWVVEKVEDFTTPDLVEHLLQQVYGEDGDTHGRLPREVLVPVAPSNQEDLANWLGGIRGAKVDIRVPQRGDKAALMSTVRENAEHALKLHKTRRAGDITVRSQALQELQEALDLPVPLLRIECFDVSHVQGTNVVASMVVVEDGLPKKSDYRKFSITGPAAADDTAAMHDVLTRRFRHYLQDKSAQVDESVLEADGPEAAPGAEVLDSTTPAPKAKFAYPPNLVVVDGGQPQVNAAARALKDLGIDDVYVVGLAKRLEEVWLPDSDFPVILPRTSQGLYLLQRIRDEAHRFAITFHRQKRGKAMTVSALDAVPGLGASKRKALLAHFGSVKGVKAATVEELAEAKGIGPALAGAIVNHFAAEGAEAVTVPAINMTTGEIIET, encoded by the coding sequence GTGGCAAATCCAGCAAGTTACCGGCCCAAAACCGGTGAAATCCCCACCAACCCGGGCGTCTACCGGTTCCGTGATCCGCACGGCCGGGTCATCTACGTGGGCAAAGCCAAAAGCCTCCGGTCCCGGCTGAACTCCTACTTCGCCAACCCGGCGGGGCTGCTGCCCAAGACCTATGCGATGGTCCACGCGGCCAGCAGCGTCGAGTGGACCGTGGTGGGCAGCGAACTCGAATCGCTGCAGTTGGAATACACCTGGATCAAGGAATTCAAGCCGCGCTTCAACGTGGTGTTCCGGGATGACAAGACGTATCCCTACCTGGCCGTGACCATGAGCGAAAAGTACCCGCGGGTGCAGGTCATGCGCGGCGACAAACGGAAAGGGACCCGCTATTTCGGCCCCTACACCGCCTGCGCCATCCGGGAGACCATGGACACCCTGCTCCGGGTCTTCCCCGTCCGGAGCTGCAGCGCCGGCGTCTTCAAGCGGGCCGAGGCAAGCGGCCGGCCCTGCCTGCTGGGCTACATCGACAAGTGCTCCGCGCCGTGCGTCGGACGGATTTCGCCGGAGGACCACCGGGCACTGGCCGACGATTTCTGTGCCTTCATGGGCGGCGAAGCCAAACGCTTCATCAATAAGCTGGAAAAGCAGATGGGCGACGCCGTGGCGAAGCTCGACTACGAGCACGCAGCCCGGCTGCGTGACGACATCACCGCGCTGCGGAAGGTATTCGAACGCAACGCCGTGGTGCTCTCCGAGGACACCGATGCCGACGTCTTCGCCCTGCACGAAGACGAGCTCGAAGCCGCCGTCCAGGTGTTCCACGTCCGCGGCGGCAGGATCCGAGGCCAGCGCGGCTGGGTAGTCGAAAAAGTGGAGGACTTCACCACCCCGGACCTGGTGGAGCACCTGCTGCAGCAGGTCTACGGGGAGGACGGCGACACGCACGGCCGGCTGCCCCGTGAAGTCCTGGTGCCGGTGGCCCCCAGCAACCAGGAAGACCTGGCCAATTGGCTGGGCGGGATCCGCGGCGCCAAAGTGGACATCCGGGTGCCGCAGCGCGGTGACAAGGCGGCACTGATGTCCACTGTGCGCGAGAATGCCGAACACGCATTGAAGCTTCACAAGACACGGCGGGCAGGTGACATCACTGTCAGGTCGCAGGCCCTCCAGGAGCTGCAGGAAGCCCTGGACCTTCCGGTTCCCCTGCTCCGGATCGAATGCTTCGACGTCTCCCACGTCCAGGGCACCAACGTCGTGGCTTCCATGGTGGTGGTGGAGGACGGGCTGCCCAAGAAGTCCGACTACCGCAAGTTCTCCATCACCGGCCCCGCGGCCGCTGATGACACCGCCGCCATGCACGACGTCCTGACGCGCAGGTTCCGCCACTACCTCCAGGACAAGTCGGCGCAGGTGGACGAATCCGTGCTGGAAGCTGACGGCCCGGAGGCGGCACCGGGCGCGGAGGTGCTGGACAGCACCACGCCGGCGCCAAAGGCCAAGTTCGCCTACCCGCCCAACCTGGTGGTGGTGGACGGCGGCCAGCCGCAGGTGAACGCGGCCGCCCGTGCACTCAAGGACCTCGGGATCGACGACGTCTACGTCGTGGGGCTCGCCAAACGCCTGGAGGAAGTCTGGCTTCCGGACAGCGACTTCCCGGTGATCCTTCCCCGGACCTCGCAGGGACTCTACCTGCTCCAGCGGATCCGCGACGAGGCCCACCGCTTTGCCATCACTTTCCACCGGCAGAAGCGCGGCAAGGCCATGACGGTGTCGGCACTGGACGCCGTCCCGGGCCTGGGCGCCTCCAAGCGGAAAGCCCTGCTGGCGCACTTTGGATCCGTCAAGGGCGTGAAGGCCGCCACGGTGGAGGAGCTCGCAGAGGCGAAGGGCATTGGCCCTGCCCTGGCCGGGGCCATCGTCAACCACTTCGCGGCGGAGGGGGCCGAGGCCGTGACCGTGCCCGCGATCAACATGACCACCGGCGAAATCATTGAAACTTAG
- the yvcK gene encoding uridine diphosphate-N-acetylglucosamine-binding protein YvcK, with translation MALFTGALPLVPPATGKGSGQQDKGPNVVALGGGHGLAASLSALRLLTSELTAVVTVADDGGSSGRLREEYGVLPPGDLRMALSALCDDTDWGRTWRDVMQHRFRAGKGPGGSLDEHAMGNLLIVTLWELLGDTVAGLKWAGALLGARGQVLPMSTVPLTIEGDVRVTAPDGGTALHTIHGQARCAVAGSLEEVRLLPEAAPACTDALTAIELADWVVLGPGSWYTSVLPHLLLPEMRQALCSTPAKRCLTMNLATDTKETSGMSAADHLHVLRRYAPEFSVDVVLADPASVPDRQEFEKAAGMIGAEVVLGKVGASGRRPVHEPLRLATAYQDIFGNS, from the coding sequence ATGGCCCTGTTCACCGGAGCCCTGCCCCTGGTGCCGCCCGCCACCGGCAAGGGCTCGGGCCAGCAGGACAAGGGCCCCAACGTGGTGGCTTTGGGCGGCGGGCACGGCCTGGCGGCCTCGCTGTCCGCGCTGCGCCTGCTCACCTCCGAACTCACCGCGGTGGTCACGGTGGCGGACGACGGCGGCTCCTCCGGGCGTCTTCGCGAGGAGTACGGCGTCCTTCCGCCGGGAGACCTCCGGATGGCCCTGTCCGCGCTCTGCGATGACACCGACTGGGGCCGCACCTGGCGCGACGTCATGCAGCACCGGTTCCGTGCCGGGAAGGGGCCCGGCGGTTCGCTGGACGAGCACGCCATGGGCAACCTCCTGATCGTCACCCTGTGGGAGCTGCTGGGCGATACCGTTGCCGGGCTCAAATGGGCCGGCGCCCTGCTCGGCGCCCGCGGCCAGGTGCTGCCCATGTCCACGGTCCCGCTCACCATCGAAGGCGACGTCCGCGTCACCGCACCCGACGGTGGAACTGCCCTCCACACCATCCACGGCCAGGCACGCTGTGCCGTGGCCGGCTCGCTGGAGGAGGTCCGGCTCCTCCCCGAAGCTGCACCTGCCTGCACCGACGCACTGACGGCAATCGAACTGGCGGACTGGGTGGTCCTGGGCCCCGGCTCCTGGTACACGTCAGTCCTTCCGCACCTGCTCCTCCCGGAGATGCGGCAGGCACTGTGCAGCACCCCTGCCAAACGCTGCCTCACCATGAACCTCGCCACGGACACCAAGGAAACCAGCGGCATGTCGGCGGCCGACCACCTCCACGTCCTCCGGCGCTACGCCCCCGAGTTCAGCGTGGACGTGGTCCTGGCCGATCCCGCGTCGGTACCGGACCGGCAGGAGTTCGAGAAGGCCGCCGGCATGATCGGCGCGGAGGTGGTCTTGGGTAAAGTAGGGGCGTCGGGACGCCGCCCCGTCCATGAGCCGCTCCGGCTGGCCACGGCGTACCAGGACATTTTTGGGAACAGTTAG
- a CDS encoding 1-acyl-sn-glycerol-3-phosphate acyltransferase, whose protein sequence is MEMFDAVRWTTRNLIAGTCRPTVVGLENVPSDGPFIVAPNHLSFFDSVIVQALMPRPVAFFAKAEYFTTGGVKGKVMKAFFESVGSIPVERGEQAASVQALKTLLDILESGRGIGIYPEGTRSRDGILYRGRTGVGWLALTTGAPVIPVGLIGTEKLQRAYEKGVKPQHFTMKVGEPLYFDKTGPDHSLPARREVTDRIMDAIAGLSGQERSASYNQSKSAE, encoded by the coding sequence ATGGAAATGTTTGATGCCGTCCGCTGGACCACGCGCAACCTGATCGCCGGCACCTGCCGGCCCACCGTCGTCGGACTCGAAAACGTCCCTTCCGATGGCCCCTTTATCGTGGCACCCAACCACCTGTCCTTCTTCGACAGCGTGATCGTCCAGGCCCTGATGCCGCGGCCGGTTGCCTTCTTTGCCAAGGCCGAGTACTTCACCACGGGCGGCGTCAAGGGCAAGGTCATGAAAGCCTTTTTCGAATCCGTCGGCTCCATCCCCGTGGAGCGGGGTGAGCAGGCAGCCAGCGTCCAGGCACTGAAAACCCTGCTGGACATCCTGGAGTCCGGCCGCGGCATCGGCATCTACCCCGAGGGCACGCGCTCCCGCGACGGCATCCTCTACCGGGGACGCACCGGCGTCGGCTGGCTGGCCCTCACCACCGGGGCGCCCGTGATCCCCGTCGGGCTGATCGGGACCGAAAAGCTTCAGCGTGCTTACGAAAAAGGGGTCAAGCCGCAGCACTTCACCATGAAGGTGGGGGAGCCGCTGTACTTCGACAAGACGGGACCGGACCACTCACTGCCGGCCCGCCGCGAGGTCACGGACAGGATCATGGACGCAATCGCCGGCCTCAGCGGCCAGGAGCGCTCCGCCAGTTACAACCAGAGCAAGTCCGCCGAGTAA
- the tpiA gene encoding triose-phosphate isomerase: protein MTTSTNGAFDRKPFIAGNWKMNMDHVQGITLLQKLAWTLSDAKHDYSRVEVAVFPPFTDLRGVQTLVQGDDLQVAYGGQDLSQFDSGAYTGDISGQFLNKLGCKYVLVGHSERRTIHNESDDVLNAKVKAAFKHGVTPVLCVGEGLEIRQAGTHVEHTLQQLRAGVAGLSNEQAAELVVAYEPVWAIGTGEVAGPEDAQEMCAAIRAELESLFGADVAAKTRLLYGGSVKANNAAAILKERDVDGLLVGGASLDPAEFANIVRFESHLVTD from the coding sequence GTGACTACGTCAACGAACGGCGCTTTCGACCGCAAGCCCTTCATCGCGGGCAACTGGAAAATGAACATGGACCACGTGCAGGGGATCACCCTCCTGCAGAAACTCGCCTGGACGCTGTCCGACGCGAAGCATGACTACAGCCGCGTCGAGGTGGCCGTCTTCCCGCCGTTCACCGACCTCCGCGGGGTCCAGACCCTGGTGCAGGGCGACGACCTGCAGGTCGCGTACGGCGGCCAGGACCTCTCGCAGTTCGACTCAGGCGCCTACACCGGCGACATCTCCGGGCAGTTCCTGAACAAGCTCGGCTGCAAGTACGTGCTGGTGGGCCACAGCGAACGCCGGACCATCCACAACGAGTCCGACGACGTCCTCAACGCCAAGGTCAAGGCAGCGTTCAAGCACGGCGTCACCCCCGTCCTTTGCGTGGGGGAAGGACTGGAAATCCGCCAGGCCGGAACCCACGTCGAGCACACGCTCCAGCAGCTCCGTGCCGGAGTGGCTGGCCTTAGCAACGAGCAGGCAGCCGAACTGGTGGTCGCGTACGAGCCCGTCTGGGCCATCGGCACCGGTGAAGTTGCCGGACCGGAGGACGCCCAGGAGATGTGCGCCGCCATCCGCGCAGAACTCGAGAGCCTTTTCGGCGCCGACGTGGCAGCCAAGACCCGGCTGCTGTACGGCGGCTCGGTCAAGGCCAACAACGCTGCCGCCATCCTGAAGGAGCGCGATGTGGACGGCCTCCTGGTGGGCGGCGCCAGCCTTGACCCGGCTGAGTTTGCTAATATTGTCAGGTTCGAGAGCCACCTGGTCACGGACTAG